The sequence ATGTGGCGCGATCAAGGGGGTGTCCATAAACCACTTTGTAGGGTGTTGTTAGGCGAAGCCGTAACGCACCGTCTCTTAAAAGGGAACGTCATCGTCATCAAAATCAATAGGCGATTGTGAAGGATGGGCTGGCTCTGGCGTCGGAGTGCTGACCTTGGGGACAGTGGTTTGCTCAGGTTGATGATGGTCACGGCTGGACAGCTCATGGCTAGGTAGGTCATCACCGGGCAAGTCGCTGTCTAGCTCCACCAATTGTCCATTGAATGTTTCCGCAAGAAACCTGGCGGCCCGCGTCACCTCATCTTCAGGCTGCCAAGGGGATGGCTCTAGGGACATATGCTGGACTAGGGCTGGCGTGGGTGTTGCCGGTTGAGGTATAGCTGGCGGTGCTGATGTTGCGGCTGGAGAAGCTGGCGGAGATGACGCAGGTCTGGGTGCGGCGGGTGGCGCTGGCGGTGGTGGCGCTGGGGCCATGGAGCCTTCGGCAGCCACGTCTAGCTTGATCTGAATAGGACGTTGGAAATAGTTTTCTAGGGCAGCTTCTAGGTTTGGCAGGCGCTCCTTGACCATACGGAAGAGCGGCTGGGAGCGGGTTGTGATGCGAGCTTCAGTGCCGTTGAAGGCGGCTAGGGTACACTGCTGCCGCAGCAACATGCGGGTGGAAATGGGTTCAACCAGCTCCAAAATAGCCAGCCACATGTCGGCTAGGGTCTGCCGCACATCAGGTTCAGGAGCCGGCGGTGGCGCTGGTGCCGGTGTGGGCGTGACTGCTGCGGGTGTGGGTGCGGGTGCGGGTGCGGCTGGGATAGGTGCAGGAGCCGGTGTGAAGGCTGGTGGGAACATGGGTGCCGGTGTGGCAACGGGTGCGGCGGGTGTCGGTGCCGGTGCGGGAATAGGCGCGGGGGTAAAGGCGGGTGGTCTGGATCTCAACGATGGGCTGACTGGGGCTGTGGGGGCGATCGCTGATGGCAGTAGCCCCAAGAGCGTGACTTCTAGCCAGAGGCGGGGTTGGGTGGTGTTCTTCACCTGCACTTCGGTGCTGCGCAGATGCTGTTGTCCAGCCAGAATGGTCGAGAGATCTAGATCCTGGGCAAAGTCGCACAGTTCGCCCCAGGTGGAAGCGGTGATCGCGACTAGATCTTGGCGATCGCGAGCCGTTTTGGCAATCAAGACATCCCGGTAGAAGCTCGCCAGGTTTTGCAGCACAATCAGCGGTTCCCGTCCCCGGTTCATCAACTGCCGCGCCTGTTCCAACACCGCAACGCCGTCATCGTGAGCGATCGCCCTTAGCAAATTCAGCAAATCCTGTTCGGGCACCGCGCCAACTAAATCCCACACATGGCTGATGCTGATCGATTCGTCAATCAAACTCAGTTGATCCAGCAAGCTCTCTGCGTCCCGTAATCCTCCTTGGGCGAGCTGGGATACAAGCTGAATGGCATCGTCCGCAATGGAAATCTTCTCCTGACGGGCGATCGCCATCAGGTGCTGGGTCATGGCGTCGAGGGGAATGCGGCGGAAGTCAAACCGCTGGCAGCGCGAAATGATCGTCGGCAGCACCCGCTGGGGATCAGTGGTGGCTAACACAAACACCACCTGCTCCGGCGGTTCCTCCAAGGTTTTCAGGAGCGCATTGAAGGCCGCCGTGCTCAACATGTGACACTCGTCAATCACGTAGACTTTGTAGCGACACTGCACCGGAGCAAACTGGGCCCGCTCAATCAGTTCGCGAATATTGTCTACCCCGGTATTGCTAGCGGCGTCAATTTCAATCACGTCTAGGGCCGAGCCCCGGGTGATGGTGCGGCAGGTCTCACAGGTGCCGCAGGGCTGGGCCGTGGGGCGGGATGTGGTCATGCAGTTCAGCGACTTGGCCAAAATGCGGGCGCTGGAGGTTTTGCCCGTACCCCGCGGCCCAGAAAATAGGTAGGCTGGCGCAATGCGCTGTTGCTCTAGCGCACTGGAAAGAGTTTTGGCGATCGCTTCCTGACCCACCAACTGGGCAAAGGTTTGGGGGCGATACTTGTGGTGTAGGGGTTCGTAGGGCATGGACGGTGAGGAACCGATAGGCGAAGGTCGGGATGCCGGAGGCTGAGGGTGGGTTGGTCGCTATCTATTCTAGGAACAAGCTATTTAGACAAGCGATCTAGGGACCAGCTCTGCACAGGCTAAGATGATGGACGATCCCAGACGCGGTTTCTAGCCTAACCCGGATGGTGCAATTCTCTAGGAGTAAGGAGTGGATATGCCCTGCTGTGCGATCGCCCAAGCTCTATCTCCTGTTGCCGGATAGCTGTTGACTAATGGGTGATTGCATCGGTCATGCATCGCTGATCGATCGATCTAGGTTTCTACCCGTATTGCCACTCTTCCCATGATGCCCCGACTGTCTACCATCCTGCGTCTCACCCGATCGCGACTGTCGCGCGCCATCGTTTTTTGGGTTTTTCTGAGCATCGTTCTCGTCGAAGCCGTGATTCTGGTTCCCTCTTATTATCGTCGCCAACAAGAACTGTTGAACCAGTTGCAGCAAGTTTCTCAGGAAGTGCTGTCTGCAGCGCTAACCGACTCGGTGTTAATGCAGAATCCGGAGGATATGCTGCCTGCTGTCAGTGAGAAGCTGCGAGACGATTCGGTGATCTTGGGAGCAGCTTTGTACTACACCGATGGCGTTTGGATCGATGCGTTTGGTGATGCGCCGACGCTGGAGCCCGAGGATATTGTGGCGGCGGCAGATATCTCCACCATGGTGATGAACTATAAGGGCGATCGCTACGATGTTGGCTGGTTTTTTTCCACCGCCGCCGGAGACTTTTTGCTGGTGGTACGCCACGATGCCTCGGCGGTGCAGCCGGAGCTAAATGCGTTTCTCTGGCGGATTGCTGGACTGGTGGCGATCATTGCTTTGGTGGTAACGGCGGCCACCATGGTCACCCTGGGCAAGATTGTGATTGTCCCGATTCTGCGCCTGCGAGATGATTTGCTCACGGCTACGGATATTGTGGGGACGGATTGCCCTGATCCTGAGTTTCGTAGCCTATCGCGCTCACGGCAAGATGAACTAGGGGAGGTGATTCAGGCGTTTGTCCATCTTTACGATCGCGTCCAGCAGGAAATTAGCGATCGCGTCCAGGCTGAGGCGGCGCTTCGAGACGAACAAACGCGCTCGGAAAAGCTGCTGTTGAATATCCTGCCGGCTACGATTGCCACCCAGTTGAAGCACGATCAACGGGCGATCGCTCAGCGATCGGAACAGGTGACCATCTTGTTTGCTGACCTTGTGGGCTTCACGGCGCTCTCCGCCCAGATGACGCCCACGGAATTGGTCGATACGCTCAACACCATTTTCTCTGCCTTCGATCGCCTGGCAGAACAGCATCGGTTGGAGAAGATTAAAACCATTGGCGATGCCTATATGGTGGTGGGCGGTATTCCAGAACCCCAAGCCGACCATGCCACAGCGATCGCTCAGATGGCGCTGGATATGCAGCAGTTCATCCAGCACTTCTCAAGCAGCCAAGAGCACTCGTTTCAACTGCGCATTGGCATTGGCACCGGCGTGGTAGTGTCTGGCGTCATCGGTCTCACCAAATTTAGCTATGACCTCTGGGGCAATGTGGTGAATCTAGCCAGCCGCATGGAATCCCAGGGAATCCCAGGTAAAATTCAGGTGACCGATGCCACCTACCACTGCCTCAAGGAGCAGTTTGAGTTAGAAAAACGAGGCCCGCTCAAGGTGAAAGGGTGGGGAGAGGTAACCACCTATTTTCTAGTAGGCCGTAAGGAAGCTTAGGGGTTGGCTCATCTTCCTCCTAGGTGCTGGCCCCAGGGCTGAATTGGGTCGAGAATCATCGTCGATGCTCGATTGCTTATCAAGGTGTGCGACATTCCATCTAGCACTACGTCCTAGTGCGAATCATAGGACGTAAAGTAGAGCAAGATCGCACCAATTGTTCATATGGAGCAATGTTCGTTGATGATCTCAGACCACAATTATCCAGGGCGATGTCTATCTCACCCATTGATGGAAGCCATGACCAGCAGCTTCAAACTGGCTCCGTCAGGTATTAGGATGAATTATTAAGGATTGCTACAGGCGATCGCCGCTTCATAGACCCTAGATTCGGTCGCTTTAATCCCCTGTGAATTCAGGCAGTTAGTTTTCTACGAGGTAGTTTTTTCATGACGGCAGTAACACCCCGCCCCGCTTTTTGTGAGGGAATTCGCTTCTTCGGCGAAGACCTAGCCCCGTTTGAAACCTATGGCCAAACTCCTGCCATTGCCGAGGGACAAAAGGCGATCGCGTCCCCCAGCGATCCTGCTGCTGTTTTTCAAACCCTCTTGGCTGCCGATGCCCTGCGCTACCTCACGCTGCAAGTTACGGCTAGCAAAGAATCTGGACATCCCGGTGGGTTTGCCAGTATTGCCGATGCGATCGCCTCCTTGATGATGCTGGGGCACAAAAATATCATCACGGAAGTGGGACACCACGCCCCTGGTTTCTACAGCAATATGTTCCTCGATCGCTCCCTGGAAGACATGGGCATCACCACGGTGCAGCATATGGGCGATCGCTTCCGAGAAACCCATGGGCTCTTGGGGCACCTATCGGGCCAAATTCCTGGATTGCTCAACCCGGCAGGGCCCTTGGGTCAAGGGCAACATTTCGCTATGGCTGGCGCTAAGCTGCATCCAGGTACCCTGTTTCCGGTGACCATTGGGGACGGTGGTTTGGGTGAACCCTACATCATGAGCAGCTTTGGGCATTTCAACACCGCCTATCCTACGGCGACCAATTTTCTACCGATTTTGGTCTGGAATGGCTACAGCCAAGAGCACCACAGCATGGTGTCCACTAAAACCAATGAGGAAATGGTGTCCTACTGGCGGGGCAACGGCTTTGCCAATGTGATCTTGGTGGATGCTAAGGAGTTTGATGATGCCAATCAACCGGAGGCTTACGTCGATAGCACCCGCTTCTCCTTAAGCCAGCGCCTAGCCTTCACCCAGGCGGTGCTCGAAGCCACCGACCGAGCTGCAACATCAGCACTGGGCGGTACCCTAACGGTGCTGATCGTGAAGCAACTTAAGGGAGCTGGGGTGCACAAACGGGGTGCCCAGTCCCACAATCTCTATCCGGGTGATACGCTAGAGCGCGACTATATTGTCAGTGCTTTGCAGGAGCGGGCCCTATCGGTCTCTGCCTGGGATTTGGTGCGCACCAACTTTGAGCGGGCCGGCGGTGGCCCGGCATCGAAGACGGTGGTGACGGAAACGGAACTGCCTTTGCCAGATTTGGGTACCCTGCCGCTGAACGAATTTCCCGTGGGGGGTGATAAGCAGGTGGCAACGACGGCCATGGGGGCGATCGTTGGCCATGTGGGACAGAAAGACCCTGCCTTTGTAGTCACCAATGCGGACGGCAATGCTGCTTCGGGGATCAACAATATCAATGTGGCCTTGAAAATCATCCACCCCACCACGGATGAAACCTATTACCAGCAGCCCCAGGGACAGGTCTATGAACCCCTAAGCGAAGATGCCTGCGCTGGATTAGCCGTAGCGCAAGCGCTGTTTGGGGCACGTACTCTGTGGTGTTCCTATGAGTCCTTTGCCATCAACGGTCTGCCCATTTGGCAAACGGTAACCCAGGCCATGGCTGAGCTGCGCCGCCCCACGCCTTCAACCATTACCCTGTTTACCGCCGGGGCGCTGGAACAGGGACGCAACGGCTGGACGCACCAACGCCCTGAAGTGGAAAACTACTTCGCTGCCATGATGCGCAACGGGAATGTGTTTCCCCTCTTCCCCTGCGATGCCAACAGCATTCAGGTTTGCTATGAGTGGGCCTTGGCCACCCGCAATAAAGGGGTGACGATTACCGCAAGTAAGTCAGCCTTGCCGGTCTACACCACCTTCGATCAAACCCGTCAGGCTCTCAAGGATGGAGCCATTGTGCTGAAGGAAACGCCGGGCGATCGCACTGTAGTTTTGGCAGTGCTCGGCGACATGACCCTGCTGCCGGCCTATGCAGCGGCAGCCCAACTCGAGGCCGCTGGGATTGGCAGTCGAATTGTGTCGATCATCAATCCCCGTCGGCTCTACCGTCCCAGCGATACCGCCTGGGATACCTGTTCCCAAGCAGATGGCACCTTCCTAAAGGATGCGGGGTTCGATCGCCTCTTTGGGGGTGATGTGCTCTTGGGGATCACCGGCGGCAGTAGTGCCATGCTGGAGCCCATTATGTTGCGCAGCACCAGTCCGCGCGATGTTTTTGCCTGGAAGCGGGGCGAAACGGCGGCCAGCGCTGGAGATGTGATGAAGATCAATGGCTTGACAGCGGAGCAGTTTGTGCAGCGGGCTAAGGTGCTGTTGGATTCATAGCCGAGGGCGATCGCTCCCCCTAGATGACGATGTATTCAGCCTAGGCTTCGCGATACCATCAAGATAGACCGATGATGTCACGGTTTGTTGATAGTAACGGTTTGCTGATAGTGATGGAGGAGCCTGGGATGGATGCAATCTCGGCCAAGGGCGATCGCCTAACCCTGACGTTGGGACACTACGCCCATCGGATTTTACACAAGCTCTACCGACGCATTGTGAAGTTTGAGGTAGAGGTTTATCGTGATACCGATCCAGAACCACTGCACCAAATGCGGGTGGGGATGCGGCGGATGCGAACGGCACTACACCTATTTGAAGGTGTGGTACATCTGCCAACCGGGGCAGATGATAAGGCTATTCGCAAATTAGGCAGGATTCTAGGAACGTTGCGAGATCTAGATGTCTTGAGCGATCGCCTGCGCAATGACTATCGCCCAGCTCTGTTTCCGGTGGAGCAGCGCGAACTGGATAAGTCGTTGAAAAAGCTGGCAAAACAGCGGAAGACAGCCCTAAAGCGGGTGAGGAAAACCCTACGCGGCAAGCACTACAAGAGCTTCAAGCGATCGTTTCAAGCTTGGCTCGATGCCCCCATCTATGGCACCGTGGCGGGATTATCTCTGCGGCAGGCCTGGCCAGATGTGGTGCAGCCCATCACGCAGCAGGTGTTGCTACATCCCGCCTGGATGATTGACACCGAAACGTCTCCAGAGGGCGATCGGATCGCTAAGCCCGACAAAGCTGGACAGTTTTCCCATGCCTCAGCGCTACTGCTGCACGACCTGCGCAAATGCATTAAACAGCAGCGCTATCAGATGGAATTTTTTATTGACCTTTACGCCCATCCCGACCAGCTTGAGGGTTGGAAAACCCTGCAAGACTGTTTAGGGCAACTGCAAGACGGTGCCGTGATGCGAGACTTTCTCCGAGACACCCTGGGACGGCATTGGGACAAGCTCGTGCCCAATCTCGTGCAGCGACTGGCAGTCGATGAACAGACTGCCCGCCAAGAATGGCGATCGCTTCAGCCCCACTATCTAGATTGGCAGGTGCGCCAATCCCTACGGCAGGTGTCTAAGGAGCGATCGGGTCAGCTATCTACGGTATCGGATGGGATATCTGATCAGGTGTCTGACCAGAAGCTCCATCAGGTGCCCGATCAGATGTCCCATGGATTAGACGGAGCAGCGTCGGAGCATCCGCAACCCGATCCAGTTCTATGAGATGCGGTATCTACACTTCATCCATCGTCGTCTTCAGCCTAGGTGGGTAGTGGATCAAACGCATTGAGCATATCCGCCATCTTCAGCACCATCTGGGGCTGATCGGGGATGCCATGGAGCGTCAGGGTGCCGGAGGCACGCCGTACGCGTCCCAAGGCTCCAGCTAGGGCCCCCAGCCCACCCACATCCATAAAGCCTAGGTCGCGACAGTCAATCACTAAGTGGGTCGTTCCGTCCGCTAGGGTATCGTTGACCCAGTTCAGCAAGTCTCGTCCTGTGAGGGTACTCAGGATGCGATCTGGCTGAAATACTCGCACGTTAGGTAGATTCATCCATTCACTCATATTTACTCTGCAACTATGACGCAACAATCTCATCCAGAACGAATTGCGCAACCCTGATGGGATCATCCGTCTCCTGATGGGGTGAGTTCGTCTCGCGGGTCTGAGTCATAGGTCGAACCGTCAGCACCCCTTTCAGTCAACTTAATTAAGCCGGTTTACTGAACTTTCCGCCATTCTGCGCCTTGATTCAGAACCTTAGGGACTACTCCCATAACCCTGATGGGGAAGGATCGCGAACACGATGCACTCAAAGTGGGTCAAGGGTCACCCTGATCAGATTTAGGAAATGCCAAGGGCGATCGCCCTTGGATCTGAAGATCTGAGAACTCGGCTCCATGTCCAGCTTCCAGCGAAGGTAGGACTACCATAGTGGTAAGCCTATCTATGTCGTTATGGCTAGACGGGATGAAGCTGTGTTCAGATGTGGCCGTTGTCCGGAATGCCTACAGCAAGATATTGAGTTGTCTTAAAAGATGCCTCTGACCAATCCTCTCGCCATGGCGTCGACATGTCATGGATCTAATGATGGAGTTGGTCGTCAATGATGGACTACCTAAGATAGATTATCCAAACCAAGCCGGTCGTCTAGGCATGGTGTGCGTCTTACGGAGGGCTACATCGGGAGCGCTTGGATAGCTAAACAGCTTGGTTGTGTCGGTAGATGTGGGCCTCCTCGGCATACGTGACTGTTCATCTAGATCGGGAGATCGGGGCGATCCCTTCGATCTAAATGCATCTATCTCCTAGAACGCTTGCCAGCATATGGCTAGATGCTATAGGTTGCAGAATGAGGTTGTTGATCCTAGGAAAGACCTAGGATGTCATCCTGGATCGTTGCCCATGTATGCGTCGTCGGTCTCACGGCTAGAGCCACCCTTTTAACCAATACACCACGATACCGATGTATTCCCGAATCACACGGGTTACATGCTGTAAGTTGTGAGCTTCGGGTAGGGAACGTAGGATGGCGGCCTGGTAGGTTTGTTCGCGGGAGACCATCGGCGAGGAGGCAATAAAATCCGTGGGGGCAGGAATGGCATCAATGCCTTGTTTCTCAAAGATTTTGAGCGATCGCGGCATATGAACAGCAGAGGTGACTAATAGCACCCGATTGATGCCCCGTTGATCGAGAATTTGCTTCACATTGACGGCATTTTCATAGGTATTAATGGACGTTCGTTCTAACACCATGGCTTCAGGGGGAACCCCCATGGCTTCTAAAATTTCGGCCATATCATCGGCTTCTGCACCCCGAGCCCCAAACCAATCGATGCGTCCACCGCTCAAAATCACGAGCGGTGCTTTTCCCTGAAGGTATAACTGTGCGCCATGTAAGGGGCGATCGCCCTCTTCCAACACATCCACCCAAGGGCGTGGATACTCTTGGGCCCGCACGGCACCTCCCAGCACCACGATCGCTTCCGCATTGGGTAATTCCTCAGCGGGAATGTGCCGCCACTCTAGCGATCGCAACATCGCTTCGGCGGTGTAAGTATTACTACTGACTAACAGCACAATCAGAGCGATCGCCAAACTGCCTGCTGCCCACCGGGGTCGCCGCCAAAGAGTGATGAGGGCTACCACAATCATTAAGCAGGTGAAGCCCAATGGGAAAACCAAGGTGGGTAGGAATTTTGAGAGGAAGAAAAACATGGCAGCTTGGTTGAAGGTCTAGACTGTGACATTTTAGAAATGTTCCGTCCAGATTGTACCCATTTCCGCTAGGAAATCTGACTGTAGCTGCAGGCATCTCCTACAGCCCAAGCATCCTGGACAGGTACCGGTATCAAAGAACGTGAGTGCTGATAGGTTGGGCAACGCTAGCCCCGGGGAAGACGGAAAACCGGCATAAATCAGGGCAATGGGATCGTTGTATGGGCTGATTCCAGAGCGATCGCCCCTGATTAACCGTTCGGTACGGAGACAGATGCGATACCCTAAGCTATAGGGTCTGTGTCCTGCTGACGGGTTCAGTGGGCACGACACAGTTGATCGCAACGGCTACACTGTTCGGGCATTTCATGACGCAATCTCTTGATTTTCTTAGCCATCTTAATCCCTCTCAGCGTCGGGCTGTAGAGCATTTCTGTGGCCCCATGTTGGTGGTGGCGGGGGCAGGGTCGGGCAAAACCCGTGCCCTCACCTATCGGATTGCTAACTTGGTGCTCACCCACCGGGTCGATCCTGAAAATATTCTGGCCGTCACCTTTACCAATAAAGCGGCTCGGGAAATGAAGGAGCGCATTGAACGGCTCTTTGCAGAACAAGAAGCCCAACATCGGCACCAAAAACCCTTCGAGGCTCTATCGCCTGCCCAGCAAATCCAACTGCGATCGCAAGTCTATCGCACGGTGACCAAGAACTTGTGGATTG comes from Candidatus Obscuribacterales bacterium and encodes:
- a CDS encoding adenylate/guanylate cyclase domain-containing protein codes for the protein MMPRLSTILRLTRSRLSRAIVFWVFLSIVLVEAVILVPSYYRRQQELLNQLQQVSQEVLSAALTDSVLMQNPEDMLPAVSEKLRDDSVILGAALYYTDGVWIDAFGDAPTLEPEDIVAAADISTMVMNYKGDRYDVGWFFSTAAGDFLLVVRHDASAVQPELNAFLWRIAGLVAIIALVVTAATMVTLGKIVIVPILRLRDDLLTATDIVGTDCPDPEFRSLSRSRQDELGEVIQAFVHLYDRVQQEISDRVQAEAALRDEQTRSEKLLLNILPATIATQLKHDQRAIAQRSEQVTILFADLVGFTALSAQMTPTELVDTLNTIFSAFDRLAEQHRLEKIKTIGDAYMVVGGIPEPQADHATAIAQMALDMQQFIQHFSSSQEHSFQLRIGIGTGVVVSGVIGLTKFSYDLWGNVVNLASRMESQGIPGKIQVTDATYHCLKEQFELEKRGPLKVKGWGEVTTYFLVGRKEA
- a CDS encoding STAS domain-containing protein, which codes for MSEWMNLPNVRVFQPDRILSTLTGRDLLNWVNDTLADGTTHLVIDCRDLGFMDVGGLGALAGALGRVRRASGTLTLHGIPDQPQMVLKMADMLNAFDPLPT
- a CDS encoding YdcF family protein, whose translation is MVFPLGFTCLMIVVALITLWRRPRWAAGSLAIALIVLLVSSNTYTAEAMLRSLEWRHIPAEELPNAEAIVVLGGAVRAQEYPRPWVDVLEEGDRPLHGAQLYLQGKAPLVILSGGRIDWFGARGAEADDMAEILEAMGVPPEAMVLERTSINTYENAVNVKQILDQRGINRVLLVTSAVHMPRSLKIFEKQGIDAIPAPTDFIASSPMVSREQTYQAAILRSLPEAHNLQHVTRVIREYIGIVVYWLKGWL
- a CDS encoding DNA polymerase III subunit gamma/tau → MPYEPLHHKYRPQTFAQLVGQEAIAKTLSSALEQQRIAPAYLFSGPRGTGKTSSARILAKSLNCMTTSRPTAQPCGTCETCRTITRGSALDVIEIDAASNTGVDNIRELIERAQFAPVQCRYKVYVIDECHMLSTAAFNALLKTLEEPPEQVVFVLATTDPQRVLPTIISRCQRFDFRRIPLDAMTQHLMAIARQEKISIADDAIQLVSQLAQGGLRDAESLLDQLSLIDESISISHVWDLVGAVPEQDLLNLLRAIAHDDGVAVLEQARQLMNRGREPLIVLQNLASFYRDVLIAKTARDRQDLVAITASTWGELCDFAQDLDLSTILAGQQHLRSTEVQVKNTTQPRLWLEVTLLGLLPSAIAPTAPVSPSLRSRPPAFTPAPIPAPAPTPAAPVATPAPMFPPAFTPAPAPIPAAPAPAPTPAAVTPTPAPAPPPAPEPDVRQTLADMWLAILELVEPISTRMLLRQQCTLAAFNGTEARITTRSQPLFRMVKERLPNLEAALENYFQRPIQIKLDVAAEGSMAPAPPPPAPPAAPRPASSPPASPAATSAPPAIPQPATPTPALVQHMSLEPSPWQPEDEVTRAARFLAETFNGQLVELDSDLPGDDLPSHELSSRDHHQPEQTTVPKVSTPTPEPAHPSQSPIDFDDDDVPF
- a CDS encoding CHAD domain-containing protein: MDAISAKGDRLTLTLGHYAHRILHKLYRRIVKFEVEVYRDTDPEPLHQMRVGMRRMRTALHLFEGVVHLPTGADDKAIRKLGRILGTLRDLDVLSDRLRNDYRPALFPVEQRELDKSLKKLAKQRKTALKRVRKTLRGKHYKSFKRSFQAWLDAPIYGTVAGLSLRQAWPDVVQPITQQVLLHPAWMIDTETSPEGDRIAKPDKAGQFSHASALLLHDLRKCIKQQRYQMEFFIDLYAHPDQLEGWKTLQDCLGQLQDGAVMRDFLRDTLGRHWDKLVPNLVQRLAVDEQTARQEWRSLQPHYLDWQVRQSLRQVSKERSGQLSTVSDGISDQVSDQKLHQVPDQMSHGLDGAASEHPQPDPVL